In Marmota flaviventris isolate mMarFla1 chromosome 15, mMarFla1.hap1, whole genome shotgun sequence, a single window of DNA contains:
- the Znf572 gene encoding zinc finger protein 572 isoform X1, which produces MIIVMEQGKELLVAESKGFTKRENLKVLFSGDESKNIMGTAQHNAPQAEKLCLKDRVSKWPKHHGPENIKNEDTKETPLPWSQEDEMWCHDSYENDGMSQCWENCIRKAEKPNHQEWDTEQHNSVSVHQNSSLGEKPYKCLECWKSFSNSSHLRTHQRTHSGEKPYKCSECEKCFCNSSHLIQHLRTHTGEKPYQCGECGKSFSNTSHLIIHERTHTGEKPYKCPECGKSFSSSSHLIQHHRSHTGEKPYECPICGKGFSHSYVLIEHQRTHTGEKPYKCPDCGKSFSQSSSLIRHQRTHTGEKPYKCPECGKGFGCNSTLIKHQRIHTGEKPYPCAECGKNFSRSSNLIAHQKTHTGEKSCGNSEYEESVHQDCSMVEDCRVQPGEKPYKCCECGKSFGLSSHLIRHQRTHTGEKPYRCSECWKTFSQSSTLVIHQRTHTGEKPYKCPDCGECFSQSFNLIRHRRTHIGEKPYKCPDCEKCFSRSAYLSQHRKIHMEKSLESPEVGVSFLHEWTWKSCSGKMALLPSFSVSNSSST; this is translated from the exons ATGATTATTGTGATGGAGCAAGGAAAGGAACTGTTGGTGGCAGAGTCTAAAGGTTTCACCAAGAGGGAAAATTTGAAAGTCCTCTTTTCAG gaGATGAAAGTAAGAATATTATGGGAACTGCTCAACACAATGCTCCTCAGGCAGAGAAACTCTGTCTTAAAGATAGAGTTTCAAAATGGCCTAAACATCATGGACCAGAGAATATTAAGAATGAGGATACAAAAGAAACACCATTACCATGGTCCCAAGAAGATGAGATGTGGTGTCATGATTCCTATGAGAATGATGGCATGTCACAGTGTTGGGAAAATTGtataagaaaagcagaaaaaccCAACCACCAGGAATGGGACACAGAACAACATAACAGTGTCTCTGTACATCAGAATTCATCCTtgggagagaaaccctacaaatgtttGGAATGTTGGAAAAGCTTCAGTAATAGTTCTCATTTGCGTACTCATCAGAGGACCCACTCCGGAGAAAAGCCTTATAAATGCTCTGAGTGTGAGAAATGCTTCTGTAATAGTTCTCACCTGATCCAGCATCTGAGAAcacacactggggagaagccgtACCAGTGTGGAGAGTGTGGGAAAAGCTTCAGCAACACCTCCCATCTTATTATCCATGAGAGGACGCACACAGgggagaaaccctacaaatgtccCGAGTGTGGGAAGAGTTTCAGCAGCAGCTCTCACCTCATTCAGCACCACAGATCACACACAGGTGAGAAGCCATACGAGTGTCCCATCTGTGGAAAAGGCTTCAGCCACAGCTATGTCCTAATAGAACATCAGAggactcacactggagaaaagccctacaagTGCCCCGACTGTGGAAAGAGCTTCAGTCAAAGTTCCAGTCTGATCCGCCACCAGCGGACACACACAGgtgagaagccctacaaatgtccTGAATGTGGAAAAGGCTTTGGTTGTAATTCTACTCTAATTAAGCATCAGAGAATCCATACGGGAGAAAAACCCTATCCCTGTGCAGAATGTGGGAAGAATTTTAGTCGAAGCTCCAACCTTATAGCACACCAGAAAACGCACACAGGAGAGAAGTCCTGTGGAAATTCTGAATATGAGGAAAGTGTGCATCAGGACTGCAGTATGGTAGAGGACTGCAGAGTCCAgccaggagagaagccctataaatgctGTGAATGTGGGAAGAGTTTCGGCCTTAGCTCCCACCTCATTAGACATCAGAGAACGCACACGGGGGAGAAGCCTTACAGGTGTTCTGAGTGCTGGAAGACTTTCAGTCAGAGTTCCACCCTGGTGATCCACCAGAGGactcacacaggagagaaaccttatAAATGCCCCGACTGTGGAGAGTGCTTCAGTCAAAGCTTTAACCTCATCAGGCACCGAAGGACCCACATAGGAGAAAAACCTTACAAATGTCCCGACTGTGAGAAATGCTTCAGCAGAAGTGCCTATCTCAGTCAGCATCggaaaattcacatggaaaagtCTCTTGAGTCTCCTGAAGTGGGGGTTTCTTTCCTTCATGAGTGGACGTGGAAAAGCTGTTCAGGGAAAATGGCCCTCCTCCCTTCATTTTCAGTCTCAAATTCATCTTCTACCTGA
- the Znf572 gene encoding zinc finger protein 572 isoform X2 produces MGTAQHNAPQAEKLCLKDRVSKWPKHHGPENIKNEDTKETPLPWSQEDEMWCHDSYENDGMSQCWENCIRKAEKPNHQEWDTEQHNSVSVHQNSSLGEKPYKCLECWKSFSNSSHLRTHQRTHSGEKPYKCSECEKCFCNSSHLIQHLRTHTGEKPYQCGECGKSFSNTSHLIIHERTHTGEKPYKCPECGKSFSSSSHLIQHHRSHTGEKPYECPICGKGFSHSYVLIEHQRTHTGEKPYKCPDCGKSFSQSSSLIRHQRTHTGEKPYKCPECGKGFGCNSTLIKHQRIHTGEKPYPCAECGKNFSRSSNLIAHQKTHTGEKSCGNSEYEESVHQDCSMVEDCRVQPGEKPYKCCECGKSFGLSSHLIRHQRTHTGEKPYRCSECWKTFSQSSTLVIHQRTHTGEKPYKCPDCGECFSQSFNLIRHRRTHIGEKPYKCPDCEKCFSRSAYLSQHRKIHMEKSLESPEVGVSFLHEWTWKSCSGKMALLPSFSVSNSSST; encoded by the coding sequence ATGGGAACTGCTCAACACAATGCTCCTCAGGCAGAGAAACTCTGTCTTAAAGATAGAGTTTCAAAATGGCCTAAACATCATGGACCAGAGAATATTAAGAATGAGGATACAAAAGAAACACCATTACCATGGTCCCAAGAAGATGAGATGTGGTGTCATGATTCCTATGAGAATGATGGCATGTCACAGTGTTGGGAAAATTGtataagaaaagcagaaaaaccCAACCACCAGGAATGGGACACAGAACAACATAACAGTGTCTCTGTACATCAGAATTCATCCTtgggagagaaaccctacaaatgtttGGAATGTTGGAAAAGCTTCAGTAATAGTTCTCATTTGCGTACTCATCAGAGGACCCACTCCGGAGAAAAGCCTTATAAATGCTCTGAGTGTGAGAAATGCTTCTGTAATAGTTCTCACCTGATCCAGCATCTGAGAAcacacactggggagaagccgtACCAGTGTGGAGAGTGTGGGAAAAGCTTCAGCAACACCTCCCATCTTATTATCCATGAGAGGACGCACACAGgggagaaaccctacaaatgtccCGAGTGTGGGAAGAGTTTCAGCAGCAGCTCTCACCTCATTCAGCACCACAGATCACACACAGGTGAGAAGCCATACGAGTGTCCCATCTGTGGAAAAGGCTTCAGCCACAGCTATGTCCTAATAGAACATCAGAggactcacactggagaaaagccctacaagTGCCCCGACTGTGGAAAGAGCTTCAGTCAAAGTTCCAGTCTGATCCGCCACCAGCGGACACACACAGgtgagaagccctacaaatgtccTGAATGTGGAAAAGGCTTTGGTTGTAATTCTACTCTAATTAAGCATCAGAGAATCCATACGGGAGAAAAACCCTATCCCTGTGCAGAATGTGGGAAGAATTTTAGTCGAAGCTCCAACCTTATAGCACACCAGAAAACGCACACAGGAGAGAAGTCCTGTGGAAATTCTGAATATGAGGAAAGTGTGCATCAGGACTGCAGTATGGTAGAGGACTGCAGAGTCCAgccaggagagaagccctataaatgctGTGAATGTGGGAAGAGTTTCGGCCTTAGCTCCCACCTCATTAGACATCAGAGAACGCACACGGGGGAGAAGCCTTACAGGTGTTCTGAGTGCTGGAAGACTTTCAGTCAGAGTTCCACCCTGGTGATCCACCAGAGGactcacacaggagagaaaccttatAAATGCCCCGACTGTGGAGAGTGCTTCAGTCAAAGCTTTAACCTCATCAGGCACCGAAGGACCCACATAGGAGAAAAACCTTACAAATGTCCCGACTGTGAGAAATGCTTCAGCAGAAGTGCCTATCTCAGTCAGCATCggaaaattcacatggaaaagtCTCTTGAGTCTCCTGAAGTGGGGGTTTCTTTCCTTCATGAGTGGACGTGGAAAAGCTGTTCAGGGAAAATGGCCCTCCTCCCTTCATTTTCAGTCTCAAATTCATCTTCTACCTGA